The genomic region CTCCTCATTCCGGCCATGCACCTAGGTATGTGGAGGAGATCTAAGAGGCTCCTAGACGAGCTCGGGAGACAAGGCTTCTACGTAATGGAGCCCGTTATTGAGGGTGAACAAGCAAAGTATCCTCCCGTAGAATTAGCTGCTTGGTGGATAGAGTCTATCCTTATGCGCGGAGTTGACCTACGAGGCAAGAAGGTGCTAGTAACTGCTGGGCCTACAAGGGAGTATATAGACGAAGTCCGGGTCCTAACTAATCCGTCGAGCGGAAAAATGGGGGTCTACCTTGCTCTCGAGGCGCGGTGGCGAGGAGCAGACGTTGTCCTCCTCCACGGCCCCCTCTGCACGGCTTTACCACCGCAGTGGAGAAGCTATGTAGAGGCATACAATTTTGTAAGTGCAGAAGATGCGCTAAGACTTGTACGCGAGCACGCTAAAGGTATAGACCTAGGACTCTACGCTGCAGCCATAAGTGATTACAAGCCGTCGGAGAAGCTCGAAGGAAAAATAGATTCAAGCAGCAACAAGGAACTTGTCTTGAAGCTAGTCAAGACCCCTAAAGTAATAGCGGAGGCTGTTGCAGCTGAGCCTAATGCTGTGCACATAGGCTTTGCCGCGGAGGCTGCGAGCAGTGTGGAGGAACTACTCGTAAAGGCGAGGAGGAAGCTCGAGAAGTATAGGCTTGACGCAGTAGCGGCGAACAATATACGTGAACCAGGCGCTGGGTTTGGCTCGGAGACTAATCACGTCTACATAGTTGATTGGAGAGGAGGCGCGACTGAGATACCTAGGATGCATAAGAGGCTCGTCGCGAGAAGAATACTAAATCATGCGGTAAAACTGCTGACTGAGGGACCTAGGCCGAGGTAGCGATTAAGCTGGCTCAGAGCCTCTCGGGGGCTTCATCGCATAAGCTATGGCGTCATCTATGTCTCTGAAGACTCTAACGCATGTTGTCCTGCGCTTGCGGAGCCTCATCTTGAGAGGCACCAAGTAGTAGACCTGGCCAGTGAACGGGTCCTCTGGCACCCATAAGACGAGGATCCTATACCCTGTCTCAGCTACTGCGAGTTCAAAAGCCTTAGATATGAGGGGGCGTGCTCTCTCTCCACATGCCCGCATCTTGGGGACTTCAACCGTGAACGGGGGCTGTTGCTTCTTCTCGTATACGCGGCCGCGCTTGGCAGTCCACACTGTTATTGCAGCTGTGCCGCCGGGGACACCGCTCTTCTCCTCTTCCAGTTCCTCAGCCAGCTCTTCCGAAGGTATTAGCGGCTCCTCTAGCTCCTCTTCTAGCTCCATTCGGGCCGCTTCGAGGGCCATATCTCTACGCCCCATGTTTAATAGTGATAGCCATCCTTGCCTAGATATAAAGGTAATCATTAGAATTGATATGCGCTCTCCAGATAGTACCGTACTACCTAACTACTGTGATGCGCCCCACTCCTTACGGCAACCACCGCTATGGAACTATGCAGTAACAACACGTTAAAGTAAGTCAAAGCACAACACTGTTCACCACGGTAAACATCCTTGCAGAGAACATTGCGCATCGAGGACTTCTCGCTCCTAACCCACGTTGGTGACCCCCAGGTCTCGCCGAAAGGCAGGTACATCGCCGTTTCAACTATAAGGCCGCGGCTCAAGGAAAACAAGTATTTGAAAGAGATCTGGATCTATAGGGCTAGCGACACCAAGCCCTTGGCTGTCCTACAGAGCGAGAGCGACTCGTCGCCGCGCTGGAGCAACGACGAGGAAAAGATTGTATTCGCGTCACGTAGAGCCTTGACGGAAGAATAAGGGTGAAGTAATCTCTATACTTATCGTCTTGGCGGCGAAGCACAAGTTAACCTACTGTAAAACTGTCTTTAAATAAAAATCTAAACAAATACTCAGCTCTAAGGAGCAGACATACGTATTTCATAAATTAACCATAATGAACGTCTATTATTGAGATTAATTAAACACCTTCTAGAGCGCGTTATTTTATAATTTCTTAAAAGTAGAAATTTAGTTTCAATATTTTTAATAATAAACATATTACTTTAGATTATCCTTAAATAACGAGTCTACAAGTATAAAATATTAAACTGTCCATCATATTAAAGATAATATTAGGCGCTAGAAGCAGAATATGTCAGGTGAATATGTAGCGTGACTATTAAGACTGTTAAACCAAAGCTAATACATGATGCAATCCATGGAACAATACCGTATACTAGCATAGAACATGAAATAATCTCAAATTACATATTTAATAGACTCCACGATATACTACAAAACTCCTTAGTTTTTCGCGTATTTCCTGGAGACAGAATCTCTAGATTTTCACACTCAATAGGTGTAATGCACATAAGTAGTAAAATATTCTTTTATTCTCTTGCTAATACAGATGATCAGACCCTTCACTTATTTTATGAAAAGATAAGGGAGTTTGTCAAAGAATATGCCCGAATAATAAATGATGATTTAAAAGTAATATCACCTTCAGGTCAAGAGGTTTACTGTGCTAAAGAGTACACATCAGAGGATCTGAAGGAAGTCCTCAAGAGGATATTAAATCCCGAGGTAGTACTCAATTACTTTATACCAGGAAATGTAAGTGATGAATTTAAACCCTACCTATTGTTTAGCTTACAAAGCCTTAGAATTGCAAGCTTATTACATGACGCGGGTCATTTACCCTTAAGTCATGTATTTGAATATGCACTTGACCAAATATATAAAGAATTAGAAAGCATGCATAATAATATAAATGAAATTAAACATTTATTTGAATCATATAAGAATTTTCGAGAGCTATTTTCAACGCAACTGAAACCTCATGAAACGCTAAGCATTATTATTGTTTTACAACTACTAGGTAATAAATATAAAAGAATTCTAAGAGAAATGGATAGCGAGGAAAAATGCCCAGCCCCGCTTGAAGATGTTTACGACGCAATTGTACATGCTATGTTAGCTCTATCCTCAGCGCTCATTATTTTAGGAGATAAAAGCGATACTGCAGTAAATAATATTCTTGAATTTTTACATAAAAACAATGAATATAAAATAAATGTTGATTTAGGAATATTTTCAAAAACGCTTCACCAAATTTTAGATAATGAAGTTGATAGTGATAAAATAGACTATGTTAAAAGAGCATCACTATATAGCGGCGTAAAGATGTCATTTAATGAGGACAGAATTATCACCACATACAGACTCGTAAAGGATTCTAGCAGTCCTAACCTCTACATCTTACCCGCCGCAAAATCGCTGCATGAAATTGAAGAACTTCATAAAGCTTTATTTCGTTTCTATCGAAATATAATAGGCCATCATAGAGTAATGTTATTAGAAAAATTATTAACAGAAATATTAACTAAAATGATAAGATTATATAAGTATTATGATTCGTTACCTGATAAATATAATGATATAAGGAATTATATAAAAGAAAACTATATTCAGAAATTAATAAGATTATTTGATTTTTGCAACAAACATAAATTTAGAGAAGCTATTGCTGTGCTTTTTTCTCTAGATGATGCCTGGATTTTTTCATTTTTGAAAAATATATATGTATACATACTAACAAAAGAAATACGAAATCAAAAACTTGAAAAAATTGAAAAAGAGTTAGAAATAATGCTTAGAGAAATTTTTGAAAATGTAAAAGAAATTAGACCATTATGGAAGCACCGAAGTGAGTACTGGAGCTTTATTAGAAGCTTATTTAATAATGATAATAAAATAAATATAAAGGATATAAATGGAAAGCTTAGAATAAAGTTACTAGATACAAAAGAAACGAGCTTAGAACTTCAACAATGCATAGAGAATTGTGTTAAGAAAAATAATTACGATAGTAAAGAAGTTTTCGGGATACTCATACAGCCCCTAGCACCTGTTCTTCGACTCCCCAAACTTAAGGGGAAATTTAGGATTTGGACCTATAGAGGTGATTCTATAAGAATTGTTCATATAGATGAATTATCTGAACTTCGACGTCTACAAGACGAGGAGGAAAAAACACATGTACAGCTATATGTATATTATTACAAAGACCTTAATAGAAGAGTTATTGAAAAATGTACAAGAAGCTGCATCAAAGATGTTCTAATAACAGATACCAAATGAATAAACAAGATAATAAACAAAAATACATAACTTAAGCTATATTCTTTAACGCCTCATTCACGATGCGATATTCTTTATCACCTATCCTCTCTATGTACCCCCATCTCTCAAGCTGCTTTAAAATAGTGTATGCGTCATCTACCTTAGTCTTTTCTATAAAGTCGTAAAGGGTAAACTTTCCACCATTACGTGAAACTTCTCTTAAGAACTTTAATATGCTAGGCATTTTTTCACCATTATTATCTAGGAAGTTGTTACGTTATCAATGTACTGCCCAAAAATATCCCCGAATAATACGCTTTCTGAAGTAACTTCAACAGTAATCAGTATTACACTATACCTATAAAACTTAGAGAAATAAGTAAAAAATATAATATATAGATAAAAGTCTTTATATCTATAGTTATATATTCTTTACATCATTCTAACAGACCCATTGCAGGGTTTGCAAAATGAGGACCGCAAAACGATATACGCAAAAAGCTCAAGCACTGCTTAAAGGGGTATAAAAATCATCCTTGACTTCTTCGAGGACAAGCTTGGGGCAAAAGGGGGTTTAAGAGAGCAATGACATGTTTTTGCTGTTCTAGCCTCTAGGTTTCCATGCTACTCCTTCATCGGTTGTAACGGGCTCAACTAGGCCTTCTTCTTCGAGCCAAGCCACAACAGAGACTAGCGCTGTACGGTTTAGGAGCACTTGGCGCGGAGTAGGCTCGGCCGCTGAGAGGTCTCGTGTAGCGATTACTGCTAGCTTGTCAATAGTTATCGGGTGATGCGACCTTATCGTCTCTAGTACATAGTTTCTTACCTTGTCTACGGCGGCGATATTGGCCTCTATCATTGCCTTTGCTCTCCCACCCTCTACTATGGGTCCATGGCCTGGGACTATTTTGTACCCAGACTCTGCTAGCTCCATTAATACCTGCAGGCTTTCCTTCCACTCGCGCAGATTCAGCGCAAAGGGTATCCCAAACCTGGCCAGAACCTTCTCACCGAGAATCGCGTCACCTGCTGCAATAACCTTATCGTCTTCAATTACTATCCCGCTATGCCCGGGGCTATGGCCGCGAAGATCTATTGTTTTCACGCCGGATGCTATTTCCTCGCCCCACCAATAGGCCCTGGACACTCTCAGCGTTATGGGGGGCATTGAGGCGAGAGACTTGCTAATAACTCCGCCATAGACTATGCTGAACCGTGTCTCAAGGCTCTCAACGAGAGGCACACAGTACTTGTGAGCCAAGACTTGTACTGATTCCGATACCAGGGGAGGAGCAGCAGCCAAGTGATCTGTATGGCCATGGGTTAGCGCGATCACTGTTGCCCGTAAGCCTAGCTTCTCTAGACTCGCAGAAATGAGGGAAGAGCGATCATCCCCTATACCGGGGTCAATGATCATCGCCGAGCCATTGCCAAGGCCTACTATTACCGTGTTAGGGCTCCCGGGTAGAGCCCACGTCCTATCTCCTAAGCGTCTAGGCTTCGCCGCCACTTCTGGACCCCTCACCGCTTGGCGTACTGCTTCACCTATAAGTGGTAACGTTATAGGCTCCCGCAGCTACTCTCCAAGCATGAGCGGGCAGCTCACCCGCCTGACAGCGGGGCAGCCCCCCGCGATCCAGGATGATGGCGGGATCCACTCGGGCGGCGTAAACCAATTCCTCCTCTATACTCGTATAGGTGTGATGCATTGGAGCAAGCACTGAATGCTGCCACCGCTTGGCGCATTCTAGGCAAGGCTATGAGGGAGGTACTTGACTCGGCTCTCCGCAAGTGGGCTGGGCTACGTGTAGCTGACGCGTTTCTCGGGGCCCGTTACTCGTACGTTGAGCTCGTTGGAGGCTGGTGTGGAGTAGCATATGTCCCGGGGTACGACCTAGGAAGAGGAGTTGACGTGTTAGAGGAGGCTACTCCCCGTCTTCTCGCACGCCTTGTTGAGAGGGGGTTTGGGCGTGGTGCAGCGTCACTAGCATTGGCGGCCATTAATGCAGCGACAATGGCTTGGATCTATGAGTCCCTTGACCCGCCGGTGATTATTGAAAAAAGGCTTTCCGATATTGTTGGAGCGGGGCACGGCGACAAGGTAGTCGTACTTGGATACATGAGGGGCGTTGTTGACGAGTTCCTCGAGTCCGGTGCAGACGTCTATGTCTCTGAGATCAGTGAGGATCTCTACCTAGAGGCGGCGAGAGACGCTAAGAACAAAGGCTTCACCGTTATAGGCCGCGACGAGGCTAGGCATTATCTAGAGAAGGCAACCATAGTAGTTGCTAGCGGGAGCGCACTACTCTACCCAGAGCTGACGCTGTGGGAGCTTAAGGCCGCATTAAGTGCACGCGAAAGAGTACTCGTGGGACCCACGTCGAGTTTCCATCCATTGCTCGGAAAGAAGCTAGGGGCGACACTTGTCGGGGGAGTCTATATAGACCCCAGCATGTGCAACATGGTTCGCTGGCATGTGGCGGGAGGCGGAGGTTTGCATAGCTTTCGGAGGAAAGGAGCCAAGGCTCCTTTCTTGCCGAGGATATATATGCGCGTCTAGGCCTGGGTCCTTAGCCCCCATTCCCGGAACATGTTGACTCCCATGTATATTCCGCGCTGCATTACGTGTGCAAGGTAGAGGGTGTGGAGTCTCCTTATGTTGTAGCAGCCTTCTTCGTCGCTGTGCTCCCCTAGCGCTCTTAGTATGGTTACAAGTAGGCGGGCAAATCTTGCCCCTAGTTCTCCGTAGCGCTGGAGAAGCGTTGACGGGCAGAAGCGGAGGCCGAAGATCTGTGTAGAGGCATAGTAGAGCATGTCCTCTAGAGGCGAGACGTAGAGAGCCTTTGTCGCCGAGAATCCCCTCTCTTCCACAAGCTTAACATACTTCTCAATACTAAAGGTATTTGCATATGCATAGTTACCGAGCCTACCTATTCCGCTCACGCCTAGGGCGAAGAACTTATCATAATCAACTATGTACTCATCAATGAGCCTTGCGCCGCGATTCATGCACCAAGCAGTTGACGGTGCATAACCATGTCTGAGCGATTCCTGCACGATTGTCTCGTAGAGCTCAGTGTCCAGCGGGTGCCAGGGCCCCTCAGAGCGCAGCATCATGAGCTTGCGCAGGCCGGGTGCGGGCATGAGAGGGTAGAACGTTACCTGGTCCACTCCAAGCGAGAGAGCCCTATCGGCTTCTTCTCGTATTCTCTCCACGGTATCGTTGCGCCCGCCCCAAATCATGTCAATATTCACTGTATCGAACTTTCCTCGCGCAGCTTCAATGGCTTTCAAGGAATGCTCTACCTTGTGGTGTAAGCGGCCTAGCTCTACAAGGCGCTTATCATCAAGTGCTTGGACACCTATACTTAGCCTTGAAACCTTTGCAGATCTCAGTACAGAGACAGCCTCATCGTCTATGTCTATTGGACTAGCCTCTGCAGACACATCGAGGCCGTGGCCAAAGTAGCTTCTTAGCAGATCTACCACTTCGGCTAGCTCATAGATGTTTATAGACGGCGTTCCTCCTCCAATATAGACTACACGTATCTTCGCATCCTCTGCGCTCGATGCGAGCCACGCTATTTCTTTCTTCAATGCAGACATGTACATTGTGTAGCGATTTGGGTCATAGGGGTATTTTACGAAGCAGCAGAACTTGCAAAGGGGCTTATGGCAAAACGGCATATGGATATAGAGTGCATACACTCCTTTCTCAATACTTCTGATAATTTTCGCGTGCTCGTTTCGATCAGCATCGCTGCCTATTAGTTTTTTGAAAAATGCTTCGGTGCAGCTTGTTACCATATTGCCTAGGAGTGCTCCGAGGCGCTGTACGTGTTTAGGTATACCGTTTGTCTCTTGACCTATTTTTTGAACTTGGGCACAAGCTGCAATACATGCCATTTATTACTGCCTCCCTTGGCCGGCCTTAACAGCTAGTAGAGCGTGCTTTTCTCAAAAATCCATGTTGTGAGTGAAATTCCCAAAGTGTATTTATTCGGTGACTCGCAGGGGTACGGGTTCTCGTGGCATTTTGACTACTTGCTTCATAGTCTTGTTATTGTACTTAGGGCTGTTCCTACTAAGGATAGGATAATAGATAAGGTAATACCATCATTATTATGATAATGGTTTGCAGCCACAGAGTCAGACCCTGCTACTCTTTTCAGGAATAGACACAAGCCGCGCTACAGAGGAATGACGAGATGACGAGACAGACAAACGTTGCGAGACCTGTAGGCATGGTTACAGGCGATGCCAGGCCGGACTATTTTGTTTTCACAGCAGACCCTGACAATATTCCGCGACTCTATGACTACGTATACATTGAGGCTAAAGAGGTCCCACCAGGTGAAAACGAGCCAGTCACGGTCAAGGTTCTCGCACAGATTCGTAGCATTCGGCGCCTCGCACTAGGCGTCTCCCCGGAGCATCCTTGGCCAGTGCTCCGCAATCTTTCCCTGCCGCGCGGAAGCGACACAGTCATCGCTTCCGCAAAGGTTCTTGGGTACAAGTGGCGCGGAGGCATATATTATCCAAGGCATGCACCACCCGTAGGCTCATGGGTTTACCTAGCCCCTGATGACCTGCTGAAGGAGTTTTACTCTGTAGAGGAGCCACGCAGGCTCCATGTCGGATACTTGATTTCTAGGCCGAGTGTGCCAGCATTTCTTGACTTAGAGGGGATAAAGCGCCACGTAGCCATTATAGCTGCTACCGGCGCGGGCAAGACATGGGCAAGTGTTGTTCTCATAGAGGAGCTTCTGAAGAAAGGAGCAACAATAGTTGTTTTGGATCCGCATGGCGAGTACGCTGCTATGAAGAGAACCGCGTACCGTCTTGGCCAAGGCTTTGAAAACGCCGTAAGGGTTCTAAAAGGGCACCGGGAGCAGGAAGGCGACCTACAGTATCGGGTCAGCATTGCTGACATGTCTGCTGAAGAGCTTGCAACTATAGCCGGTATACCTTCAAAGGCTAATCGTATTAGGAGCGTAATCTATGGCGCGAAGAGGCTCTCTGCATGGATGTCGGAGGCTACGGGTGATCCTCGTTGGAGGGGACTGCGCGGGATAATAAAGATAATACAGTCTGCGATAGACGCTATGGAGATAACACGAATGCAGAACAATATGAGGCTTGACGTTTTTGCGCAGAACTTGGTGACTAGGCTCGCCCTTAAAACCGGCTGGGAGAACGAGAGGCTTAAGGAGTTACAGAAGAGGCTTAAGGAACTAATTGCTTCGGACGAGGAGATAGGTAAGGGCATTAGGAGGCTATGGCTAAGCCTCAGTAGGGATACTTCGCCGGGCTATGACGCGATCCGGTATCTTGATGAACTCCTCCGCATAGGAGTTTACGGCGTAAAGACTATCCCGCTTGATGTCCTCCTGGAACCGGGCACGGTCACGGTTGTTAACCTGGCTGGACTGAGGGCAGAGGTCCAAGACCACCTTGTATACAATATTCTCTACCGAATTTTCACCGCTAGGTTGCGCTACCTTAGGAGGATACCTGGGGAGAGCTACCCATATCCGGTCGTCGTCGTGCTGGAGGAGGCCCACCGATTCGTTCCTCCGAAGTCCCAGAAGCAGACGCGTAGTCGCGACATTGTCGCAACAATTGCCTCAGAGGGTAGAAAGTTTGGTGTATTCATTGTGGCTATTACTCAGAGGCCTAGCCGCATCGACCCCGACGTGCTTAGCCAGCTCCAGGGCCAGATAATTCTTCGTATAGTTAATCCCCGGGACCAGGAAGCAATAAGGGATTCGAGTGAGCAGGTAAGCCAAGATCTTCTCGACAATCTTCCTGGCCTGAACACTGGAGAGGCGGTAGTAGTAGGGCCGTTGTCGCCTGCACCCATAATGATGAGGTTAAGGGATCGCGTGCTGAGCTATAGCGGGGGCGACATAAGCCTTGTGGAGGCTTGGGGTGCGTCTAGGAGCGATATGAAGCTTTTAGAAGAGATGAAGCAAGATGCGTTAGAGAAGATATCGGCGCTCACCGGTGAGAAGTACCGTGACCTCGCAGAAGCCTTAGCGGAGCTAACGGGGCTCGATGTAGGTAGCAAGGATGTAGACAAGGCACTGCGCTTAATTGTCCGGGAAAGCGTTTGGGCGAGCTATAACGACGAGGTGGGCGTCATATATGGTGAGGTGATCTACCATGACGGTAGGAGCTGCGAGGTGAGAATCGATATTGCTTCGCGCACACCTTATTGTTCGTGCTGTGGCAACCGCGTATGTGGCCATGTTGTAGCCGTGCTTATCAGGGCTGTACTTGATAACGTGATCCCGGTTGGAGCTGAAGCTAGATCTGAACCATGGTCCGACCTATTATAGAGTATTTAAGCATTTTGCTACATGGGTTCGAGGCAAGCGGCCAAGAGGTTTTAACGCAGAGCCTAAACTAACTTATCGTGCAGAAGTGTTACCCCCGCTTGCTCTAATAGCCGGGACCCATGACGGCTAGCCCGCATCATGGAGGTAGGTAATGTGACCATAACTGTAGCACTAATACATATGAGGCTCAAACCCCTGGCAAAGAAAAGCAATCTGGAGAAGGCAAGAAAGCTCGTAAGAGATGCTGCCTTAAAAGGAGCAAATCTTGCCGTGCTCCCATCCTTCGTGAACACGGGCCCCTTCTTTCTCTACTATCCACGTACTCGTAATCAGTCAATAGCGAGGAACCAAGCTGAGAGAATACCGGGAAGCACATATGAATACTTATCCATGATGGCCATAGAGAACGGCATATACATTGTGGCTGGCCCAATAGTTGAGAGAGCAGGGCCAAAAATGTTCCTCACAACTCTCATAATAATGCCGAACGGCGCCCTCCTCGCAAAGTATAGGAAAATCGCACCCAACATCGTTGACGAAGATATCGGGATCAGCCCCGGCAGGGAAATAGTTGTATTTAATGACGCAGGCAGGGCGATGGGCCTACTAGCAGAGGACGACATCTATTACCCCGAGATAGCCCGCGCTCTCCTCCTCTCCGGAGCAACAGCCATGATAGCGACTCTTAGACCCGGAGAAGACGTGAACAAGGTAAAGCTAAGCCTACTCGCCAGAAGCATAGAGAACCGGGTACCAATCCTCGCTGTCGGAGGCGCTTTCGAGACAGTGGAGAACGTGATAGATATACCCACAATGGTCATTGATCCCCAGAACGGCATAGTCGAAGAGATAAATGAGCCAAAAGACACCTTCCTCCTAGTAGAGGTAATGGATAAGCCAAGCAACATGAAGGAAATCATAGAGGCATCACTAAAGGCAAAAACTATCTCAACTATACTATGTAAGGCTGCAAAAGAAAGCCTTGTTGAAAATCTAGTAGCAAAGTTTAGAAGCGGAGAAAACACGGCATGAAGGCATAACAAGAGTTTCTCCACTAGCTGGTACACTACTATAAGTCAATGTTAGTAGCAGCAACCCGTGCCTAGCTCGCAGTATTCAGTATTCTCTAGTTCTCAGATTCTATGCTTACTTAATAGGTAGCGTACTAATATGACTACTTTACGCTTCATCGTTAGGTTACGAGTAGAGTACGTTACAGAGAACACTGCTGTTTATAACCGGATTATCTTGGCTTTGCTAACCTATTTATTGAGGTCCTTGTACAAAATATTATGGACACGGAGAGAGGTGAGGCTATGAGTAGAGGGGCCTTTGTTACAGTCGTCGTTATTGTTGCAATTATTGCAGGCATTGTAGGCTATTATATCGGGGGAGTCAGTGGCAAGTCAACAACCACAACTATTACCGTAACAGGGTCCGTAGGCAGCAAGGTTTCAACAACTACGGTTACCAAGACGGAGACCATTACTAATGCGGGACAAGGGAAAGCTCACAAGATCACTGTATATGTTTATAGTGACTTCATGGCGTGGGGCGAGGATCCGAAGCTATTTGACAAACTTGTTAAGGATTTTGAACGCGTTACTGGTATTAAGGTTGAGGTAAGAAAGTTCGACGACGCTAGAACAATGGTTACTACCGCCATAGGTGAGTACAAGAAAGGAGTTAAGACCGCCGACGTGATAATTGGCGTTGATAGCTTGCTGGTCGTTGAGCTTAAGAAGAACAATATGCTTGAGTGTTACGTATCGCCGAGTGCGGATGAAGCGCTAGTTAAGGCTCTTGACCCTGATGAATGTGTGACGCCCATAGATTATGGACTCATTGCGCTGGTATATGATCCTTCAAGGCTAAGCACTGAAGAGATTACAATGCTTAAGGACGGTGTTAGCCTCGATGAACTAGTCAGGCTTGCACCGAGGATAGTTACTGAGGATCCGACTAAGAGTAGTCCGGGCCTCAACTTCCTTCTCTATACTATAGCTTTGTCAGAGAAAGCGGGCAGGAACTGGGAAGAGCTGTGGAGCGCTATGAAGAAGAACAACATACTCGTACTAGGATCGTGGAGCGATGCCTTCAACGAGTTTCTGAGAACGGGGAGCAAACGTGCCATAGTCGTTAGCTATGGTACGGACCCGGCATATAGTGCGTGGGAGAACATGAGGCATGGTAAGCCGATGACGCCAAGTATTAATGCGACTGTCTTAGCTCTTGGCGACAAGAAGTATGGATGGGTCCAGGTCGAGGGCGTTGCGATAATCAAGGGCGCAAACGTGGAGGCTGCCAAGAAGTTTGTTGACTGGCTTCTAAGCATAGAGGTTCAGAGCCTCATTCCCGAAAACCAGTGGATGCTGCCTGCGAGACAGGATGTACCGCTACCGGCTTTCTACAAGTACGCCTTGACGGAGAAAGATGTTGACAGGCTTGCCAACACGTTAGTGCCTCCGAGCAAGGTTTCGGAGAATCTTGAGAAGTGGCTGGCGGCTTGGCTAAAGATTATGAGCGGCTAGCACCGAAGACCTAGCTATCCGTCTTCCGTCTTTTCTCGTTATCCGTTGATTGTTTTTCTCTTATTCTCTTCTTCGTATAT from Pyrofollis japonicus harbors:
- the coaBC gene encoding bifunctional phosphopantothenoylcysteine decarboxylase/phosphopantothenate--cysteine ligase CoaBC; the protein is MSLPHPSLSIIDEHEGELRGKCIVLGVTGSAAIYRSIDLARTLMRLGARVRVVTTPAATELVSPTLFEWATGYPVVTKLTGAIEHVTLSRLCDAVVVAPASLDTLAEIAELRASTPVSATVQEAAGLGKPVLLIPAMHLGMWRRSKRLLDELGRQGFYVMEPVIEGEQAKYPPVELAAWWIESILMRGVDLRGKKVLVTAGPTREYIDEVRVLTNPSSGKMGVYLALEARWRGADVVLLHGPLCTALPPQWRSYVEAYNFVSAEDALRLVREHAKGIDLGLYAAAISDYKPSEKLEGKIDSSSNKELVLKLVKTPKVIAEAVAAEPNAVHIGFAAEAASSVEELLVKARRKLEKYRLDAVAANNIREPGAGFGSETNHVYIVDWRGGATEIPRMHKRLVARRILNHAVKLLTEGPRPR
- a CDS encoding HD domain-containing protein, yielding MTIKTVKPKLIHDAIHGTIPYTSIEHEIISNYIFNRLHDILQNSLVFRVFPGDRISRFSHSIGVMHISSKIFFYSLANTDDQTLHLFYEKIREFVKEYARIINDDLKVISPSGQEVYCAKEYTSEDLKEVLKRILNPEVVLNYFIPGNVSDEFKPYLLFSLQSLRIASLLHDAGHLPLSHVFEYALDQIYKELESMHNNINEIKHLFESYKNFRELFSTQLKPHETLSIIIVLQLLGNKYKRILREMDSEEKCPAPLEDVYDAIVHAMLALSSALIILGDKSDTAVNNILEFLHKNNEYKINVDLGIFSKTLHQILDNEVDSDKIDYVKRASLYSGVKMSFNEDRIITTYRLVKDSSSPNLYILPAAKSLHEIEELHKALFRFYRNIIGHHRVMLLEKLLTEILTKMIRLYKYYDSLPDKYNDIRNYIKENYIQKLIRLFDFCNKHKFREAIAVLFSLDDAWIFSFLKNIYVYILTKEIRNQKLEKIEKELEIMLREIFENVKEIRPLWKHRSEYWSFIRSLFNNDNKINIKDINGKLRIKLLDTKETSLELQQCIENCVKKNNYDSKEVFGILIQPLAPVLRLPKLKGKFRIWTYRGDSIRIVHIDELSELRRLQDEEEKTHVQLYVYYYKDLNRRVIEKCTRSCIKDVLITDTK
- a CDS encoding MBL fold metallo-hydrolase: MAAKPRRLGDRTWALPGSPNTVIVGLGNGSAMIIDPGIGDDRSSLISASLEKLGLRATVIALTHGHTDHLAAAPPLVSESVQVLAHKYCVPLVESLETRFSIVYGGVISKSLASMPPITLRVSRAYWWGEEIASGVKTIDLRGHSPGHSGIVIEDDKVIAAGDAILGEKVLARFGIPFALNLREWKESLQVLMELAESGYKIVPGHGPIVEGGRAKAMIEANIAAVDKVRNYVLETIRSHHPITIDKLAVIATRDLSAAEPTPRQVLLNRTALVSVVAWLEEEGLVEPVTTDEGVAWKPRG
- a CDS encoding Rossmann-like domain-containing protein, with amino-acid sequence MEQALNAATAWRILGKAMREVLDSALRKWAGLRVADAFLGARYSYVELVGGWCGVAYVPGYDLGRGVDVLEEATPRLLARLVERGFGRGAASLALAAINAATMAWIYESLDPPVIIEKRLSDIVGAGHGDKVVVLGYMRGVVDEFLESGADVYVSEISEDLYLEAARDAKNKGFTVIGRDEARHYLEKATIVVASGSALLYPELTLWELKAALSARERVLVGPTSSFHPLLGKKLGATLVGGVYIDPSMCNMVRWHVAGGGGLHSFRRKGAKAPFLPRIYMRV
- a CDS encoding radical SAM protein yields the protein MACIAACAQVQKIGQETNGIPKHVQRLGALLGNMVTSCTEAFFKKLIGSDADRNEHAKIIRSIEKGVYALYIHMPFCHKPLCKFCCFVKYPYDPNRYTMYMSALKKEIAWLASSAEDAKIRVVYIGGGTPSINIYELAEVVDLLRSYFGHGLDVSAEASPIDIDDEAVSVLRSAKVSRLSIGVQALDDKRLVELGRLHHKVEHSLKAIEAARGKFDTVNIDMIWGGRNDTVERIREEADRALSLGVDQVTFYPLMPAPGLRKLMMLRSEGPWHPLDTELYETIVQESLRHGYAPSTAWCMNRGARLIDEYIVDYDKFFALGVSGIGRLGNYAYANTFSIEKYVKLVEERGFSATKALYVSPLEDMLYYASTQIFGLRFCPSTLLQRYGELGARFARLLVTILRALGEHSDEEGCYNIRRLHTLYLAHVMQRGIYMGVNMFREWGLRTQA